The following proteins come from a genomic window of Corallococcus sp. NCRR:
- the metK gene encoding methionine adenosyltransferase, whose product MPTDFLFTSESVTEGHPDKIADQISDGVLDAIIAKDPQARVAVETLVKTGLAIVAGEVTTNTYVDIPKIVRSTITRIGYTDSAMGYDGNTCGVMVAIEGQSQDIARGVDNKKDQGAGDQGMMFGFACDETPELMPAPIHYAHALTRRLAEVRRKNHPWIRPDGKSQVTVEYKDGKPLRIDAVVLSTQHSDDVSNKKIQEAIREDVILKVLPKKLIDNKTKFFINPTGRFVIGGPMGDSGLTGRKIIVDTYGGMGRHGGGAFSGKDPSKVDRSAAYMGRYIAKNVVAAGLASRCEVQVSYAIGVAEPVSVMVETFGTSTVPEEQIARAVRQVFGLRPREITEHLDLLRPIYQKTAAYGHFGRAEKEFTWERTDKKDALREAVAAPAPKTRTPRLKAV is encoded by the coding sequence GTTCACGTCTGAATCCGTCACCGAGGGCCACCCGGACAAGATCGCCGACCAGATCTCCGACGGTGTGCTCGATGCCATCATCGCCAAGGATCCGCAGGCGCGCGTCGCCGTGGAGACGCTCGTCAAGACGGGCCTCGCCATCGTCGCGGGTGAGGTGACGACGAACACCTACGTGGACATCCCGAAGATCGTCCGCTCCACCATCACGCGCATCGGCTACACCGACAGCGCCATGGGCTACGACGGCAACACCTGCGGCGTCATGGTGGCCATCGAGGGCCAGAGCCAGGACATCGCCCGGGGCGTGGACAACAAGAAGGACCAGGGCGCCGGCGACCAGGGCATGATGTTCGGCTTCGCGTGCGACGAGACGCCGGAGCTGATGCCCGCGCCCATCCACTACGCGCACGCGCTGACCCGCCGCCTGGCGGAGGTGCGCCGCAAGAACCACCCGTGGATCCGCCCGGACGGCAAGAGCCAGGTCACGGTGGAGTACAAGGACGGCAAGCCGCTGCGCATCGACGCGGTGGTGCTGTCCACGCAGCACTCGGATGACGTCTCCAACAAGAAGATCCAGGAGGCCATCCGCGAGGACGTCATCCTGAAGGTCCTGCCGAAGAAGCTCATCGACAACAAGACCAAGTTCTTCATCAACCCCACGGGCCGCTTCGTCATCGGCGGCCCCATGGGCGACTCGGGCCTCACGGGCCGCAAGATCATCGTCGACACCTACGGCGGCATGGGCCGTCACGGTGGCGGCGCGTTCAGCGGCAAGGACCCGTCCAAGGTGGACCGCTCGGCCGCGTACATGGGCCGCTACATCGCGAAGAACGTCGTGGCGGCGGGCCTGGCCAGCCGTTGCGAGGTGCAGGTGTCCTACGCCATTGGCGTGGCGGAGCCTGTCAGCGTGATGGTGGAGACCTTCGGCACGTCCACCGTGCCGGAAGAGCAGATCGCCCGCGCCGTGCGCCAGGTGTTCGGCCTGCGCCCGCGCGAAATCACGGAGCACCTGGACCTGCTGCGGCCCATCTACCAGAAGACCGCCGCGTACGGTCACTTCGGCCGCGCGGAGAAGGAGTTCACCTGGGAGCGCACGGACAAGAAGGACGCGCTCCGTGAGGCCGTCGCCGCCCCCGCCCCCAAGACGCGCACGCCCCGTCTGAAGGCGGTCTGA